One genomic segment of Gossypium arboreum isolate Shixiya-1 chromosome 3, ASM2569848v2, whole genome shotgun sequence includes these proteins:
- the LOC108474446 gene encoding LEAF RUST 10 DISEASE-RESISTANCE LOCUS RECEPTOR-LIKE PROTEIN KINASE-like 1.5 has product MPSPSPPSISLLLLTTIFFISFEWVVTEAATLPHHPCSSTSPCPPFTSPPSFPFSFSAGCGHPSFPINCSTPSSTISINNLSFSLIHFDPNSTSLTLSPLPPTTTSTCSSFNFLHINLSGSPFRISDASCSRLSILRSCSPSNLSNCDQCAWECGVIKHPLKLFHDCGPTRQLPEQGCQPDVLGYLQNFFFKMGFQVEWDEAQDSYFSSCRDCKLKNGICGFNFSDPNKPFLCFQAKATISPTLIHVDHTHRMAILSSVLTLTCIFLIFSVTFVIFRSKKFKSQSVADPTDLFLRRHRSASLLPPVFTYEELESSTNKFDPERKIGDGGFGSVYLGQLHDNRIVAVKYLHKNNQSGNALSSKFFCNEILILSSINHPNLVKLHGYCSDPRGLLLVYDYVPNGTLADHLHCRPKPSLTWPVRLEIALQTALAIEYLHFSVVPPIVHRDVTTSNIFVEKDMRIKVGDFGLSRLLAFPENSSLKSEFVWTGPQGTPGYLDPDYHRSFRLTEKSDVYSFGVVLLELISGLKAVDQRREKREMALADLVVSKIQMGLLHEVVDPALVLDGQPMDGVEAVAELAFRCVAADKDDRPDAREIVGELKRIKNRTRVLRLSYSNGSNGEVAKDDNIGMFDVTWG; this is encoded by the coding sequence ATGCCTTCACCTTCACCACCATCCATCTCCTTACTATTATTAACCACCATCTTCTTCATCTCCTTTGAGTGGGTGGTCACAGAAGCAGCCACTCTACCTCATCATCCATGTTCCTCTACATCCCCATGCCCACCTTTCACTTCACCACCCTCTTTCCCTTTCTCTTTCTCTGCTGGGTGTGGCCACCCTTCTTTCCCCATCAATTGCTCCACTCCTTCCTCCACCATTTCCATTAACAACCTCTCTTTTTCTTTAATCCACTTCGATCCCAACTCCACTTCCCTCACTCTCTCTCCTTTGCCCCCTACTACCACTTCCACTTGCTCTTCTTTCAATTTCCTTCACATCAATCTTTCTGGTTCCCCTTTTCGAATCTCCGATGCTTCTTGCTCTAGATTATCCATCCTCCGTTCTTGTTCCCCTTCAAATCTCTCTAACTGCGACCAATGTGCCTGGGAATGTGGCGTCATCAAACATCCACTCAAACTCTTCCATGACTGCGGACCAACCCGCCAACTTCCCGAGCAAGGATGCCAACCTGATGTCCTGGGTTACCTccaaaatttcttctttaaaatgGGCTTTCAAGTTGAATGGGACGAAGCTCAAGACTCTTACTTCTCTAGCTGCCGAGACTGTAAATTGAAGAACGGCATTTGCGGCTTCAATTTCTCCGACCCCAACAAACCGTTCCTTTGTTTCCAAGCCAAAGCCACCATTTCCCCTACTTTGATTCACGTAGATCACACTCATAGAATGGCAATCTTATCCTCTGTCCTCACATTAACTTGCATTTTCCTTATTTTTTCAGTAACCTTTGTTATTTTCCGATCAAAGAAATTCAAATCTCAATCCGTAGCAGACCCCACTGATTTGTTCCTGCGGCGTCACCGTTCTGCCAGTCTCCTCCCTCCCGTTTTCACCTACGAAGAACTCGAATCTTCCACCAATAAATTCGACCCAGAACGCAAAATCGGTGACGGCGGCTTTGGGTCAGTCTACTTGGGCCAACTCCACGACAACCGGATAGTAGCAGTTAAATACCTTCACAAAAACAACCAGTCAGGCAACGCTTTATCATCCAAATTTTTCTGCAACGAAATCTTGATTCTTTCGTCAATAAATCACCCAAATCTCGTTAAACTCCACGGTTATTGCAGCGACCCCAGAGGGTTACTTTTGGTTTACGACTATGTTCCTAATGGGACCCTAGCCGACCACCTTCACTGCCGTCCAAAACCCTCACTTACTTGGCCAGTGAGGCTCGAAATCGCTCTGCAAACGGCTCTAGCTATTGAGTACTTGCATTTCTCTGTGGTGCCACCCATTGTTCATCGAGATGTGACGACATCAAATATTTTCGTCGAAAAAGATATGAGGATTAAAGTTGGTGATTTTGGGCTATCCAGGCTTTTGGCTTTCCCTGAAAACTCGTCTTTGAAATCGGAGTTTGTTTGGACCGGGCCTCAGGGAACACCCGGGTATTTGGATCCGGATTACCACCGGTCGTTCCGGCTAACAGAGAAAAGCGACGTTTACAGCTTCGGCGTCGTGTTACTAGAGTTGATTTCCGGGCTGAAAGCGGTGGATCAGAGGAGGGAGAAAAGGGAAATGGCGTTGGCAGATTTGGTTGTTTCGAAGATCCAGATGGGTTTGTTGCACGAGGTGGTGGACCCGGCTTTGGTCCTCGATGGGCAGCCGATGGACGGCGTGGAGGCAGTGGCGGAACTGGCGTTCCGGTGTGTGGCGGCTGATAAGGATGATAGGCCGGATGCTAGAGAGATAGTGGGGGAACTCAAACGGATCAAGAACCGTACACGTGTGCTAAGATTGTCGTATTCGAATGGAAGCAATGGTGAGGTGGCAAAGGATGATAATATAGGGATGTTTGACGTCACGTGGGGTTAG